A single Clavibacter nebraskensis NCPPB 2581 DNA region contains:
- a CDS encoding alpha-ketoacid dehydrogenase subunit beta, whose product MPMAKALNAGLRRALEEDEKVLLMGEDIGPLGGVFRITEHLQRDFGARRVIDTPLAESGIVGTAIGLAMRGYRPVCEIQFDGFIYPAFDQITSQLAKITNRHEGAMRMPVVIRVPYGGHIGAIEHHQESPEAYFAHTPGLRVVSPSTPHDAYWMIQEAIKSDDPVMFFEPKARYRPKGEVDFSAPGIGLHESRVVRSGTDVTLVGHGAMVAMLLQAAELAAEEGTSVEVVDLRSLSPVDYGPILESVQRTGRLVVAQEAPGHVSVGSEIAATVTERAFYSLEAPVIRVSGFDAPFPPAKLETLYLPDADRILEAVDRSLAY is encoded by the coding sequence ATGCCCATGGCGAAGGCGCTCAACGCCGGCCTCCGCCGCGCGCTCGAGGAGGACGAGAAGGTCCTGCTCATGGGCGAGGACATCGGCCCGCTCGGCGGCGTCTTCCGCATCACCGAGCACCTGCAGCGCGACTTCGGCGCCCGCCGCGTCATCGACACCCCGCTCGCCGAGTCCGGCATCGTCGGCACGGCCATCGGCCTGGCGATGCGCGGCTACCGGCCCGTGTGCGAGATCCAGTTCGACGGGTTCATCTACCCGGCCTTCGACCAGATCACGAGCCAGCTCGCCAAGATCACCAACCGGCACGAGGGCGCCATGCGCATGCCCGTGGTGATCCGCGTGCCGTACGGCGGCCACATCGGCGCCATCGAGCACCACCAGGAGAGCCCCGAGGCGTACTTCGCGCACACCCCCGGCCTCCGCGTCGTCAGCCCGAGCACCCCGCACGACGCCTACTGGATGATCCAGGAGGCCATCAAGAGCGACGACCCGGTCATGTTCTTCGAGCCCAAGGCCCGCTACCGGCCGAAGGGCGAGGTCGACTTCTCGGCTCCCGGAATCGGCCTGCACGAGAGCCGCGTGGTCCGCTCCGGCACCGACGTCACGCTCGTCGGCCACGGCGCCATGGTCGCGATGCTGCTGCAGGCCGCCGAGCTCGCGGCGGAGGAGGGCACGAGCGTCGAGGTCGTCGACCTGCGCTCGCTGTCGCCCGTCGACTACGGCCCCATCCTCGAGTCGGTGCAGCGCACCGGCCGCCTGGTCGTCGCGCAGGAGGCGCCCGGCCATGTGTCCGTCGGCTCCGAGATCGCGGCCACCGTCACCGAGCGCGCGTTCTACTCGCTCGAGGCGCCGGTGATCCGCGTCTCCGGCTTCGACGCCCCGTTCCCACCCGCGAAGCTCGAGACGCTGTACCTCCCGGATGCCGACCGCATCCTCGAGGCCGTCGACCGCTCGCTCGCCTACTAG
- a CDS encoding phage holin family protein, producing the protein MPRFLVRVVVNAVALWLTTLIVSGTVVTAYEPGDTTATVLTYLLLGAIFGVVNGVIGTAVRIVAFPLYILTLGLIALIVNGLLFLLVAAISDALGFGLTVEGFWWGVLGALLMAFFSWLVGLVLRPVTARA; encoded by the coding sequence ATGCCCCGATTCCTCGTCCGCGTGGTCGTCAACGCCGTCGCGCTCTGGCTCACCACGCTCATCGTCTCCGGCACCGTCGTGACCGCCTACGAACCGGGCGACACCACGGCCACCGTGCTCACGTACCTGCTGCTCGGCGCGATCTTCGGCGTCGTGAACGGCGTGATCGGCACCGCCGTCCGCATCGTGGCCTTCCCCCTCTACATCCTCACGCTCGGCCTCATCGCGCTCATCGTCAACGGGCTGCTCTTCCTCCTGGTGGCCGCCATCTCCGACGCGCTGGGCTTCGGCCTCACGGTCGAGGGCTTCTGGTGGGGCGTGCTCGGCGCCCTCCTCATGGCGTTCTTCAGCTGGCTGGTGGGTCTCGTGCTCCGCCCGGTGACCGCGAGGGCCTGA
- a CDS encoding thiamine pyrophosphate-dependent dehydrogenase E1 component subunit alpha: MPESDVTVQLLTPAGELAPSDSAEEFLPYFERLTEDDHSGFLRDMRLTRAFDLEATNLQRQGHLGLWAPSTGQEAAQVGSGRATRPQDHVFPAYREHGVALIRGIDPVDIVRLMRGVTHGGWDPAAGNFHLYTLVIGSQALHATGYAMGVAFDGDVATGDPDRDTAVIAYYGDGATSQGDVSEAFVFAASFQTPQVFFLQNNHWAISVPVSTQSRTPLYLRSRGFGVPSTQVDGNDVFASYAVTAKHLDDARNGDGPSFIEALTYRVGAHTSSDDPTKYRTDDELQGWVAKDPIARLEAYLRNQGAPQSLFDGIDEEAKDLAADVRRRTIELTSPALPGIFDHVYSEPHPVTTEQREWLERYEASLEGNR; encoded by the coding sequence ATGCCGGAAAGCGATGTGACGGTCCAGCTCCTGACCCCCGCGGGCGAGCTCGCACCGAGCGACTCCGCCGAGGAGTTCCTCCCGTACTTCGAGCGACTCACGGAGGACGACCACAGCGGCTTCCTCCGCGACATGCGCCTCACGCGGGCGTTCGACCTCGAGGCCACGAACCTCCAGCGCCAGGGCCATCTCGGCCTCTGGGCTCCGAGCACGGGGCAGGAGGCGGCGCAGGTCGGATCCGGCCGGGCCACGCGCCCGCAGGACCACGTGTTCCCCGCCTACCGCGAGCACGGCGTCGCCCTCATCCGCGGCATCGACCCCGTCGACATCGTGCGGCTCATGCGCGGCGTCACCCACGGCGGCTGGGATCCGGCGGCGGGCAACTTCCACCTCTACACGCTGGTCATCGGCTCGCAGGCGCTGCACGCCACGGGCTACGCGATGGGCGTCGCGTTCGACGGCGACGTCGCCACCGGGGATCCCGACCGCGACACCGCCGTCATCGCCTACTACGGCGACGGCGCCACCAGCCAGGGCGACGTGAGCGAGGCGTTCGTCTTCGCGGCGAGCTTCCAGACCCCGCAGGTCTTCTTCCTCCAGAACAACCACTGGGCGATCTCGGTGCCGGTCTCCACGCAGTCGCGCACCCCTCTCTACCTCCGCTCGCGCGGCTTCGGCGTGCCGAGCACGCAGGTCGACGGCAACGACGTCTTCGCGAGCTACGCCGTCACGGCCAAGCACCTCGATGACGCGCGCAACGGCGACGGGCCCTCCTTCATCGAGGCGCTCACCTACCGCGTCGGCGCGCACACCTCGAGCGACGACCCCACGAAGTACCGCACCGACGACGAGCTGCAGGGCTGGGTCGCGAAGGACCCCATCGCCCGGCTCGAGGCGTACCTCCGCAACCAGGGCGCGCCGCAGTCGCTCTTCGACGGCATCGACGAGGAGGCCAAGGACCTCGCCGCCGACGTCCGCCGCCGCACCATCGAGCTCACGAGCCCCGCGCTGCCCGGCATCTTCGATCACGTCTACTCGGAGCCGCACCCCGTCACGACGGAGCAGCGCGAGTGGCTCGAGCGCTACGAGGCTTCCCTGGAGGGGAACCGATGA
- a CDS encoding ROK family protein gives MPQPETAPRPAPESGRTAGGFIPVDRAVVAAPEGAAEALARRDRLALGIDIGGTTLKAGIVDTTTGIRLTERMTVAKPVGGEPEDIADVIAEIVLALTPEEDLPVGVGVPGIVRDGIVRSSAHISDRWLGMDARTAIRERSGIDVLTVNDADAAGVAELEYGVLQGRGGLVILTTLGTGIGTALLHDGTLIPNSELGHVHIDGGDYEMQAAFSAVRREGLTFEEWAARLELYYRHLESIMSPDLIVVGGAAAHEFGRFSGFLHLDTEIIAASRGNDAGLVGAALLAHRAGVAPD, from the coding sequence GTGCCCCAGCCCGAGACCGCGCCGCGGCCCGCCCCCGAGAGCGGCCGGACGGCAGGCGGGTTCATCCCCGTCGACCGCGCCGTCGTCGCCGCCCCCGAGGGCGCCGCGGAGGCCCTCGCCCGTCGCGACCGGCTCGCGCTCGGCATCGACATCGGCGGCACGACGCTCAAGGCGGGCATCGTCGACACCACCACGGGGATCCGGCTCACCGAGCGCATGACCGTGGCGAAGCCCGTCGGCGGCGAGCCCGAGGACATCGCGGACGTGATCGCCGAGATCGTGCTGGCGCTGACGCCCGAGGAGGACCTGCCCGTGGGCGTCGGCGTCCCTGGCATCGTGCGGGACGGGATCGTGCGCTCCTCCGCCCACATCTCCGACCGCTGGCTCGGCATGGACGCGCGCACCGCCATCCGCGAGCGCAGCGGGATCGACGTGCTCACCGTCAACGACGCCGACGCCGCCGGGGTGGCGGAGCTCGAGTACGGCGTGCTGCAGGGCCGCGGCGGCCTCGTGATCCTCACGACGCTCGGCACCGGCATCGGCACGGCGCTGCTGCACGACGGCACGCTGATCCCGAACAGCGAGCTCGGCCACGTCCACATCGACGGCGGCGACTACGAGATGCAGGCCGCGTTCTCCGCGGTGCGACGCGAGGGGCTGACCTTCGAGGAGTGGGCGGCGCGGCTGGAGCTGTACTACCGGCACCTCGAGTCGATCATGTCGCCCGACCTCATCGTGGTAGGCGGCGCGGCGGCGCACGAGTTCGGGCGCTTCTCCGGCTTCCTGCACCTCGACACCGAGATCATCGCGGCGAGCCGGGGCAACGACGCCGGGCTGGTGGGCGCGGCGCTGCTCGCGCACCGGGCAGGTGTCGCGCCCGACTGA
- a CDS encoding metal ABC transporter ATP-binding protein: MTGAPVLSLRDATLAFGARTLWSGLDLDVVPGEFVAVLGPNGSGKTSFLKSVLGAQRLTSGEMRFLDEPVRRGARRIGYIPQQKLITAATPVRARDLVGFGVTGHRWGLPISRRAERARVDELLDAVGATSYADAPVATLSGGEQQRLRVAQALASDPRLLLCDEPLLSLDLGHQRVVSELIDRHRRETDAAVVFVTHDVNPVLDMVDRVLYLVGGRFRIGTPDEVLDSEVLSSLYGTPVDVVRVRGRVVVVGATDDPQGHHSHDDDEHDEHGDHGTHGLHEAGPADGRAA, translated from the coding sequence GTGACCGGCGCACCCGTCCTGAGCCTGCGGGACGCGACGCTCGCGTTCGGTGCGCGCACCCTCTGGAGCGGGCTCGACCTCGACGTGGTGCCCGGCGAGTTCGTCGCGGTGCTGGGCCCGAACGGATCCGGCAAGACCAGCTTCCTCAAGTCCGTCCTCGGCGCCCAGCGCCTCACGTCGGGGGAGATGCGCTTCCTCGACGAGCCGGTGCGCCGCGGCGCGCGGCGCATCGGCTACATCCCGCAGCAGAAGCTCATCACCGCGGCGACGCCCGTGCGCGCGCGCGACCTCGTCGGCTTCGGCGTCACCGGCCACCGCTGGGGGTTGCCGATCAGCCGGCGCGCCGAGCGCGCCCGGGTCGACGAGCTGCTCGACGCGGTCGGCGCCACGTCCTACGCGGACGCCCCGGTCGCGACGCTCTCGGGCGGCGAGCAGCAGCGGCTGCGCGTGGCCCAGGCCCTGGCGTCGGATCCGCGGCTCCTCCTCTGCGACGAGCCGCTCCTCAGCCTCGACCTGGGGCACCAGCGCGTCGTCAGCGAGCTCATCGACCGGCACCGCAGGGAGACCGACGCGGCGGTCGTGTTCGTCACCCACGACGTCAACCCCGTGCTGGACATGGTCGACCGCGTCCTCTACCTCGTGGGCGGTCGGTTCCGCATCGGCACGCCCGACGAGGTCCTCGACTCCGAAGTGCTGAGCTCGCTCTACGGCACGCCCGTCGACGTGGTGCGCGTGCGCGGCCGCGTCGTCGTGGTGGGCGCCACCGACGACCCGCAGGGGCACCACTCGCACGACGACGACGAGCACGACGAGCACGGCGACCACGGGACGCACGGCCTGCACGAGGCCGGTCCCGCCGACGGGAGGGCCGCGTGA
- a CDS encoding low molecular weight protein-tyrosine-phosphatase, which produces MGAPDTPDPTAPPVFRIAFVCTGNICRSPMAEVVFRDLVQRAGHADRVSVTSAGTGDWHVGEQADARTLAALERHGLSGSAHRAKQFDPDTLPDLDLVVVFDRGQERTLRQWARTEADRAKIHLLLSFDPPQAHLRDVPDPYYTDAAMFDRVLGMIDRAARALLAQVEPGIRPPS; this is translated from the coding sequence ATGGGAGCCCCCGACACTCCGGACCCGACGGCCCCACCCGTCTTCCGGATCGCCTTCGTCTGCACCGGCAACATCTGCCGCTCCCCGATGGCGGAGGTCGTCTTCCGCGACCTCGTGCAGCGCGCCGGGCACGCGGATCGCGTTTCCGTGACGAGCGCCGGCACGGGCGACTGGCACGTGGGCGAGCAGGCGGACGCGCGCACGCTCGCGGCGCTCGAGCGCCACGGCCTGTCGGGATCCGCGCACCGCGCCAAGCAGTTCGACCCGGACACGCTCCCCGACCTCGACCTGGTGGTCGTCTTCGACCGCGGCCAGGAGCGGACGCTGCGCCAGTGGGCCCGGACGGAGGCGGACCGGGCGAAGATCCACCTGCTGCTGTCGTTCGATCCTCCACAGGCCCACCTGCGGGACGTGCCCGACCCCTACTACACGGATGCGGCGATGTTCGATCGGGTTCTTGGGATGATAGACCGAGCCGCCCGGGCCCTCCTCGCGCAGGTGGAGCCCGGCATCCGTCCCCCCAGCTAG
- a CDS encoding dihydrolipoamide acetyltransferase family protein, whose amino-acid sequence MADSEFTLPDVGEGLIDAEIVSWRVQPGDQVALNQVIVEIETAKSLVELPSPFEGTVSGLLVQEGQTVEVGTPIIAIAQGSPSVSAPAETPAQMALPGETVIEDDTAIENREPAPAPAAEETSGAVLVGYGTVGKVASRRRRTEPGDAAPAARHAARPGAPAGAPAARAPRPASVPAASAVPIIAKPPIRKLAKDLEVDLAEVEATGLVGEITREDVIRTAQQASVFKNIETPEWPDAREERIPVKGVRKVIASAMVQSAFQAPHVSLFVDVDATRTMEFVKRLKASTDFAGVKVSPLLIMAKAMIWAVRRNPTVNSSWTDQEIIVRHYVNLGVAAATPRGLVVPNVKEAQAMSLLELARALEQLTLTARDGKTTPADMGQGTITITNIGVFGMDTGTPILNPGEVAIVALGTIKQKPWVVDGEVRPRFVTTIGASFDHRVVDGDVASRFLADVASIIEEPALLLE is encoded by the coding sequence ATGGCTGATTCCGAGTTCACCCTGCCCGACGTGGGCGAGGGCCTCATCGACGCCGAGATCGTCTCGTGGCGCGTGCAGCCGGGCGACCAGGTGGCGCTCAACCAGGTGATCGTCGAGATCGAGACGGCGAAGTCGCTCGTGGAGCTGCCGAGCCCGTTCGAGGGCACGGTCTCCGGGCTGCTCGTGCAGGAGGGGCAGACGGTCGAGGTCGGCACGCCCATCATCGCGATCGCGCAGGGCTCGCCGAGCGTGTCCGCGCCGGCCGAGACGCCGGCCCAGATGGCGCTGCCGGGCGAGACGGTGATCGAGGACGACACCGCCATCGAGAACCGCGAGCCGGCGCCCGCGCCCGCCGCGGAGGAGACCTCGGGCGCCGTGCTCGTGGGCTACGGCACGGTCGGCAAGGTCGCGAGCCGGCGCCGTCGCACCGAGCCGGGCGACGCCGCTCCCGCCGCCCGCCATGCCGCGCGTCCGGGCGCCCCGGCCGGAGCGCCCGCCGCCCGCGCCCCGCGTCCCGCCTCGGTCCCCGCCGCCTCGGCCGTGCCGATCATCGCCAAGCCCCCCATCCGCAAGCTCGCGAAGGACCTCGAGGTCGACCTGGCCGAGGTCGAGGCCACCGGTCTCGTCGGCGAGATCACGCGCGAGGACGTCATCCGCACGGCGCAGCAGGCGAGCGTCTTCAAGAACATCGAGACGCCCGAGTGGCCGGACGCGCGCGAGGAGCGGATCCCCGTGAAGGGCGTCCGCAAGGTCATCGCCTCCGCCATGGTGCAGAGCGCGTTCCAGGCGCCGCACGTGAGCCTGTTCGTCGACGTCGACGCGACCCGCACGATGGAGTTCGTCAAGCGCCTCAAGGCGTCCACCGACTTCGCGGGCGTCAAGGTCTCGCCGCTGCTGATCATGGCGAAGGCGATGATCTGGGCCGTGCGCCGGAACCCCACGGTGAACTCCTCGTGGACCGACCAGGAGATCATCGTCCGCCACTACGTGAACCTCGGCGTGGCCGCCGCGACCCCGCGCGGGCTCGTGGTGCCGAACGTCAAGGAGGCGCAGGCCATGTCGCTGCTGGAGCTCGCCCGCGCGCTCGAGCAGCTCACGCTCACGGCACGCGACGGCAAGACGACCCCGGCGGACATGGGCCAGGGGACCATCACGATCACCAACATCGGCGTCTTCGGCATGGACACCGGCACGCCGATCCTCAACCCGGGCGAGGTCGCGATCGTCGCGCTCGGCACCATCAAGCAGAAGCCGTGGGTCGTCGACGGCGAGGTGCGCCCCCGCTTCGTCACGACCATCGGCGCGAGCTTCGACCACCGGGTGGTCGACGGCGACGTCGCGAGCCGCTTCCTGGCCGACGTCGCGAGCATCATCGAGGAGCCGGCGCTGCTCCTGGAGTGA
- the purB gene encoding adenylosuccinate lyase: protein MSPLPPQVLSPLDGRYAPVVTELGEHLSEAGLNRARIHVEIEWLIHLTDRSLLSSSPFTDAQKAALREVVAGFGQEQIDALARVEAVTRHDVKAVEYFVRDRLEELGLGHVAELTHFACTSEDINNLSYALVIDRAVREVWLPKLVSVIGALRERALLFRDDAMLSRTHGQPATPSTLGKELAVFVHRLERLRADVEDVEVLGKFSGATGTFAAHLAADADVDWPAESRAFVTSLGLMWNPLTTQIESHDWQAELYTRIAHVNRVLHNLCTDVWTYISMGYFRQIPQAGATGSSTMPHKINPIRFENAEANLELSDALLDSLASTLVTSRLQRDLTDSTTQRNVGVALGHSLLALDNIGRGLLEIDVDRALLAADLDANWEILGEAIQTVIRAEIVAGRSSISDPYAVLKELTRGKRVGRDEMRSFVSGLDIGDAAKARLLELTPAGYAGLASELVDHIL from the coding sequence ATGAGCCCGTTGCCCCCGCAGGTGCTGAGCCCCCTCGACGGCCGCTACGCCCCCGTCGTCACCGAGCTCGGCGAGCACCTCTCGGAGGCAGGCCTCAACCGGGCGCGCATCCACGTCGAGATCGAGTGGCTCATCCACCTCACCGACCGGTCGCTCCTCTCCTCCTCGCCGTTCACGGACGCGCAGAAGGCGGCGCTGCGCGAGGTCGTCGCGGGCTTCGGGCAGGAGCAGATCGACGCGCTCGCCCGCGTCGAGGCCGTCACCCGGCACGACGTGAAGGCCGTCGAGTACTTCGTGCGCGACCGCCTGGAGGAGCTCGGCCTCGGTCACGTCGCCGAGCTCACCCACTTCGCGTGCACCAGCGAGGACATCAACAACCTCTCCTACGCGCTCGTCATCGACCGGGCCGTGCGCGAGGTGTGGCTGCCGAAGCTCGTCTCCGTCATCGGCGCGCTGCGCGAGCGGGCCCTCCTCTTCCGCGACGACGCCATGCTGTCGCGCACGCACGGTCAGCCGGCCACGCCCAGCACGCTCGGCAAGGAGCTCGCGGTGTTCGTGCACCGGCTCGAGCGCCTGCGGGCCGACGTGGAGGACGTCGAGGTGCTCGGCAAGTTCAGCGGCGCCACGGGCACGTTCGCGGCGCACCTCGCGGCCGACGCCGACGTCGACTGGCCGGCCGAGTCCCGCGCGTTCGTCACGTCGCTCGGCCTCATGTGGAACCCGCTCACCACGCAGATCGAGTCGCACGACTGGCAGGCCGAGCTCTACACGCGCATCGCGCACGTCAACCGGGTGCTGCACAACCTCTGCACCGACGTGTGGACCTACATCTCCATGGGGTACTTCCGTCAGATCCCGCAGGCGGGCGCCACCGGGTCGTCGACCATGCCGCACAAGATCAACCCCATCCGGTTCGAGAACGCCGAGGCGAACCTCGAGCTGTCGGACGCGCTGCTCGACTCGCTCGCGTCGACGCTCGTCACCTCGCGGCTGCAGCGCGACCTCACCGACTCGACGACGCAGCGCAACGTCGGCGTCGCGCTCGGCCACTCGCTGCTGGCGCTCGACAACATCGGGCGCGGACTCCTCGAGATCGACGTCGACCGGGCGCTGCTCGCGGCCGACCTCGACGCGAACTGGGAGATCCTCGGCGAGGCGATCCAGACGGTCATCCGGGCGGAGATCGTCGCCGGGCGCAGCTCCATCAGCGACCCGTACGCGGTGCTCAAGGAGCTCACGCGCGGCAAGCGCGTCGGACGCGACGAGATGCGGTCGTTCGTCTCCGGGCTCGACATCGGCGATGCCGCCAAGGCACGGCTCCTCGAGCTGACCCCCGCCGGGTACGCGGGGCTCGCGTCGGAGCTGGTCGACCACATCCTCTGA
- a CDS encoding metal ABC transporter substrate-binding protein, with protein sequence MNRRPLTALLAVSLLAVPLAGCASGSGAPSDDASASSSGGGTLEVVASTDVYGDIAQQIGGDDVKVTSIIDSPDKDPHEYQATSRDQLALSTADVVIQNGGGYDDFVDTMIKALPGGKSPVLLNAADISGYDQKPAEGEFNEHVWYDMPTMKKLAEEIEQAFSKADSAGAATFEANEQAFTAKLDAIADAEAAAKPAGTGKGVAITEPVPLYMTSAMGLENRTPDEFSEAVEEGTDVPADVLKETLALFSEKKVAALVYNSQTTGATTDQVVAAAKAAGVPVVPVTETLPADLPAGSGYVEWMTENVDAVASAIRGS encoded by the coding sequence ATGAACCGTCGCCCCCTCACCGCCCTGCTCGCCGTCTCGCTCCTCGCCGTCCCCCTCGCGGGCTGCGCCTCCGGATCCGGGGCGCCCTCCGACGACGCGTCGGCGTCCTCATCCGGCGGAGGCACGCTCGAGGTCGTCGCCTCGACCGACGTCTACGGCGACATCGCGCAGCAGATCGGCGGCGACGACGTCAAGGTGACGTCGATCATCGACAGCCCGGACAAGGACCCGCACGAGTACCAGGCCACCTCGCGCGACCAGCTGGCGCTCTCCACGGCCGACGTCGTGATCCAGAACGGCGGCGGATACGACGACTTCGTCGACACCATGATCAAGGCGTTGCCCGGCGGGAAGAGCCCGGTCCTCCTCAACGCGGCCGACATCTCGGGCTACGACCAGAAGCCGGCCGAGGGCGAGTTCAACGAGCACGTCTGGTACGACATGCCCACGATGAAGAAGCTGGCCGAGGAGATCGAGCAGGCGTTCTCGAAGGCGGACAGCGCCGGCGCCGCGACGTTCGAGGCCAACGAGCAGGCCTTCACGGCGAAGCTCGACGCGATCGCCGACGCCGAGGCCGCCGCGAAGCCGGCCGGCACCGGCAAGGGCGTCGCGATCACCGAGCCCGTGCCGCTGTACATGACGAGCGCCATGGGCCTCGAGAACCGCACGCCGGACGAGTTCAGCGAGGCCGTCGAGGAGGGCACCGATGTGCCGGCCGACGTGCTGAAGGAGACGCTCGCGCTCTTCTCCGAGAAGAAGGTCGCGGCGCTCGTCTACAACTCGCAGACCACGGGCGCGACGACCGACCAGGTCGTCGCCGCCGCGAAGGCCGCCGGCGTCCCCGTCGTGCCGGTCACGGAGACCCTGCCCGCCGACCTGCCCGCGGGCAGCGGGTACGTTGAGTGGATGACCGAGAACGTCGACGCCGTGGCCTCCGCGATCCGGGGATCGTGA
- a CDS encoding pyridoxal phosphate-dependent aminotransferase, which yields MIPEPAPLDDAAPVRLRPAIAAMVAYRQGKPAGEDDFKLSSNENPFDPLPSVLARIDQVRDVNRYPDAGATLLRTALADRFGVTVDHVHAGAGSVAILSQLITAAAGPGDEVVHAWRSFEAYPTLITVAGATGVPVPNLPDHAHDIDGMISALTDRTRVVIVCTPNNPTGTLVSEADLERLLAAVPRDVLVLLDEAYGEFVGPEHALDGMRLLADHPNLVVLRTFSKAYGLAGLRIGYAVGHPRILDAARSAAIPLSVTGHAQHAALASLEHEDELLERVAVLARDRDEAWRALTEQGWAVPRPHGNFVWLATGAETAEVEAQLAAAGLVVRAFASEGIRVTIGEPASVRKLLNASAGIVRGLPEGHPARR from the coding sequence GTGATCCCCGAACCCGCGCCCCTCGACGATGCCGCACCCGTCCGGCTCCGTCCCGCCATCGCCGCCATGGTCGCGTACCGCCAGGGCAAGCCGGCCGGCGAGGACGACTTCAAGCTCTCCAGCAACGAGAATCCGTTCGATCCGCTGCCCTCGGTGCTCGCCCGTATCGACCAGGTGCGCGATGTGAACCGCTATCCCGACGCGGGCGCGACCCTGCTGCGCACCGCGCTCGCCGACCGCTTCGGCGTCACGGTCGACCACGTCCACGCCGGCGCCGGATCCGTGGCGATCCTCTCGCAGCTCATCACCGCGGCCGCGGGCCCCGGCGACGAGGTCGTCCACGCCTGGCGCTCCTTCGAGGCGTACCCCACCCTCATCACCGTCGCGGGGGCCACGGGCGTGCCGGTGCCGAACCTGCCCGACCACGCGCACGACATCGACGGCATGATCTCCGCGCTCACCGACCGCACGCGCGTCGTCATCGTCTGCACCCCGAACAACCCCACGGGCACGCTGGTCAGCGAGGCCGACCTCGAGCGCCTGCTCGCCGCCGTCCCGCGCGACGTGCTCGTGCTCCTCGACGAGGCGTACGGCGAGTTCGTCGGACCGGAGCATGCCCTCGACGGCATGCGCCTCCTCGCCGACCACCCGAACCTCGTCGTCCTCCGCACATTCTCGAAGGCGTACGGGCTGGCCGGCCTCCGCATCGGCTACGCCGTGGGCCACCCGCGCATCCTCGACGCCGCCCGCTCCGCCGCCATCCCGCTCTCCGTCACCGGCCACGCGCAGCATGCGGCGCTCGCGTCGCTCGAGCACGAGGACGAGCTCCTGGAGCGCGTGGCCGTGCTCGCCCGCGACCGCGACGAGGCCTGGCGCGCGCTCACCGAACAGGGCTGGGCAGTGCCGCGACCGCACGGCAACTTCGTCTGGCTGGCCACGGGCGCCGAGACCGCGGAGGTCGAGGCGCAGCTCGCCGCGGCGGGGCTTGTCGTCCGGGCCTTCGCGTCGGAGGGGATCCGCGTCACCATCGGCGAACCCGCCTCTGTCCGGAAGCTACTGAACGCCTCGGCGGGAATTGTCCGGGGGCTGCCGGAGGGCCACCCGGCGCGCCGGTAG
- a CDS encoding HdeD family acid-resistance protein, translating into MEREAAVSEDELTFRAAYWPVLLLRALPALALGAFITFSSDHSPALGLVAFGVFAILSGLITTVLGARALRGPAARLRMSAVAQGAITVVAGVAALLARGGGVLVLLYVVSIWAVVTGFLELVAGLRSRGRVPGATDAITAGALTVVLAVAFLLVPPDLVVQYGGVEQREGQLTAPVVAVGLLGAYAAIVGVFLVIAALSMKWGTSTPTATSAAAAPTTTESAS; encoded by the coding sequence ATGGAGAGAGAGGCTGCCGTGTCCGAGGACGAGCTGACGTTCCGGGCGGCGTACTGGCCCGTGCTCCTCCTGCGCGCACTGCCCGCCCTCGCGCTCGGCGCGTTCATCACCTTCTCGAGCGACCACTCGCCGGCCCTCGGCCTCGTGGCGTTCGGCGTCTTCGCGATCCTCTCCGGCCTGATCACCACGGTCCTCGGCGCGCGCGCCCTCCGCGGTCCCGCCGCCCGGCTCCGCATGAGCGCCGTCGCCCAGGGCGCGATCACGGTCGTGGCCGGCGTCGCCGCGCTGCTCGCCCGCGGCGGCGGCGTGCTCGTCCTCCTCTACGTCGTGAGCATCTGGGCCGTCGTCACCGGGTTCCTGGAGCTCGTCGCCGGCCTGCGCTCCCGCGGCCGTGTGCCGGGCGCCACCGACGCGATCACCGCCGGCGCGCTCACCGTGGTGCTCGCCGTCGCCTTCCTCCTGGTGCCGCCGGACCTCGTCGTCCAGTACGGCGGGGTCGAGCAGCGCGAGGGCCAGCTCACCGCGCCCGTCGTGGCCGTCGGCCTCCTGGGCGCCTACGCGGCGATCGTCGGGGTCTTCCTGGTCATCGCCGCCCTGAGCATGAAATGGGGCACCTCCACGCCCACCGCGACCTCCGCGGCGGCAGCCCCCACGACCACCGAGAGCGCGAGCTGA